A stretch of the Vigna radiata var. radiata cultivar VC1973A chromosome 7, Vradiata_ver6, whole genome shotgun sequence genome encodes the following:
- the LOC111241972 gene encoding putative E3 ubiquitin-protein ligase RING1a translates to MSGLSLPDEPPPPEQSPEEVQSENEVESERRNSSSDDDICMEIDYSDISEDLRCPICLGVIRKTKIVMECLHRFCGECIEKSIRLCKNECPVCREHYPGGCTLGDDRHYDHLISIIHPDIEQYEEESFRREIKELERKKRARETAAGFARRRRTIRNACEDQKSNDNDKNGGKD, encoded by the exons ATGTCAGGACTGAGCCTCCCCGACGAGCCTCCACCACCAGAGCAATCCCCAGAAGAAGTGCAATCTGAAAATGAAGTTG AATCAGAACGAAGAAATTCATCGAGCGACGACGACAT ATGTATGGAAATAGACTACTCAGATATAAGCGAGGATCTTCGGTGTCCTATCTGCCTAG GTGTAATTCGAAAAACCAAAATTGTTATGGAATGCTTGCATCGGTTTTGCGGAGAATGCATTGAGAAATCCATTCGACTTTG TAAGAATGAATGCCCAGTTTGTCGTGAACATTATCCTGGCGGATGCACACTAGGGGATGATCGCCACTATGATCATCTCATTTCTATCATCCATCCTGATATTGAACAGTACGAGGAGGAG TCTTTCCGACGTGAAATAAAAGAATTGGAGAGGAAAAAGAGGGCCAGGGAAACCGCTGCAGGTTTTGCAAGGAGACGCAGAACAATCAGAAATGCATGTGAAGATCAGAAATCCAATGACAATGATAAGAATGGAGGAAAAGACTGA